The following proteins are co-located in the Palaemon carinicauda isolate YSFRI2023 chromosome 3, ASM3689809v2, whole genome shotgun sequence genome:
- the Dsor1 gene encoding dual specificity mitogen-activated protein kinase kinase 1 isoform X3, with product MSKNKFNLKLPPGSIEHSNDDNPGTESALVSPHRTPQRKASTGASGSFGAVSLESLLKCIEELDMDDTQRRRLEIFLVQKQKIGELNADDFEKLGELGAGNGGVVNKERHKPSGLSMARKLIHLEVKPAVRNQIIRELKVLHECNSPFIVGFYGAFYSEGEISICMEYMDGGSLDLCLKKAIRIPEPILGKICSTVLKGLAYLREKHQIIHRDVKPSNILVNSRGEIKICDFGVSGQLIDSMANTFVGTRSYMSPERLNGDHYSVASDIWSLGLSLVEMAIGMYPIPPPDQSTLQKIFGTKVEGISPSPTSRSPRSAGLPGEPRPMAIFELLDYIVNEPPPRLPANVFSAEFVDLVDRCLKKSPSERADLTTLQNHEWIKRADQENVDIAGWVCKTMDITPSTPTKPSAEGNS from the exons ATGTCGAAGAACAAGTTTAATTTAAAGTTACCCCCTGGATCCATCGAACACAGCAATGATGACAACCCTGGCACAGA GTCCGCCTTGGTTTCACCCCACAGGACGCCCCAGAGAAAAGCCAGCACCGGAGCCTCGGGTAGTTTTGGAGCCGTCTCACTAGAATCCCTTCTGAAGTGCATCGAAGAGCTAGACATGGACGACACGCAACGGAGGCGACTCGAGATATTTCTCGTCCAAAAGCAAAAG ATAGGCGAGCTAAATGCCGATGACTTTGAAAAGCTGGGTGAGCTGGGAGCAGGGAATGGAGGAGTAGTCAACAAAGAGCGACATAAACCTTCGGGGCTTTCCATGGCTCGTAAG CTTATACATTTAGAAGTGAAACCAGCCGTTAGGAATCAAATCATCCGAGAATTGAAGGTCTTACATGAGTGCAACTCTCCTTTCATCGTGGGTTTTTACGGAGCTTTTTACAG CGAGGGGGAAATCTCAATCTGTATGGAGTATATGGACGGTGGATCGCTAGATCTGTGTCTCAAGAAAGCTATTCGAATTCCAGAACCCATCCTTGGGAAAATTTGCTCTACG GTTTTGAAGGGTTTAGCGTATCTGCGTGAGAAGCATCAGATCATTCACAGAGATGTGAAGCCGTCCAATATATTGGTAAATTCCCGAGGAGAAATAAAGATTTGCGACTTCGGCGTCTCAGGCCAGCTCATTGATAGCATGGCCAATACTTTCGTAGGGACAAGAAGTTACATGTCT CCTGAGCGTTTAAATGGGGATCACTACTCTGTGGCCAGTGACATTTGGAGCCTCGGGCTGTCTCTTGTTGAAATGGCCATTGGTATGTACCCCATTCCTCCGCCAGATCAGAGCACACTACAAAAAATTTTCGGAACCAAAGTTGAAGGTATTAGTCCGTCACCTACCTCGCGTTCCCCAAGATCTG CTGGTTTGCCAGGTGAACCGAGACCAATGGCTATATTCGAGTTACTCGATTACATTGTAAATGAGCCCCCACCACGGTTACCGGCTAATGTGTTTTCTGCAGAATTTGTGGATTTAGTCGATCGATGTCTAAAGAAAAGTCCTAGTGAAAGAGCAGATTTAACCACTTTACAA AATCACGAGTGGATCAAGAGAGCGGACCAGGAGAACGTAGACATAGCTGGGTGGGTTTGCAAAACAATGGACATCACCCCTTCCACCCCCACCAAACCTTCTGCCGAGGGGAACAGTTAG
- the Dsor1 gene encoding dual specificity mitogen-activated protein kinase kinase 1 isoform X1, with protein sequence MSKNKFNLKLPPGSIEHSNDDNPGTESALVSPHRTPQRKASTGASGSFGAVSLESLLKCIEELDMDDTQRRRLEIFLVQKQKIGELNADDFEKLGELGAGNGGVVNKERHKPSGLSMARKVRSFVSSVALEMSFMRELIHLEVKPAVRNQIIRELKVLHECNSPFIVGFYGAFYSEGEISICMEYMDGGSLDLCLKKAIRIPEPILGKICSTVLKGLAYLREKHQIIHRDVKPSNILVNSRGEIKICDFGVSGQLIDSMANTFVGTRSYMSPERLNGDHYSVASDIWSLGLSLVEMAIGMYPIPPPDQSTLQKIFGTKVEGISPSPTSRSPRSAGLPGEPRPMAIFELLDYIVNEPPPRLPANVFSAEFVDLVDRCLKKSPSERADLTTLQNHEWIKRADQENVDIAGWVCKTMDITPSTPTKPSAEGNS encoded by the exons ATGTCGAAGAACAAGTTTAATTTAAAGTTACCCCCTGGATCCATCGAACACAGCAATGATGACAACCCTGGCACAGA GTCCGCCTTGGTTTCACCCCACAGGACGCCCCAGAGAAAAGCCAGCACCGGAGCCTCGGGTAGTTTTGGAGCCGTCTCACTAGAATCCCTTCTGAAGTGCATCGAAGAGCTAGACATGGACGACACGCAACGGAGGCGACTCGAGATATTTCTCGTCCAAAAGCAAAAG ATAGGCGAGCTAAATGCCGATGACTTTGAAAAGCTGGGTGAGCTGGGAGCAGGGAATGGAGGAGTAGTCAACAAAGAGCGACATAAACCTTCGGGGCTTTCCATGGCTCGTAAGGTAAGATCCTTCGTCTCTAGTGTCGCTCTTGAGATGTCTTTTATGAGAGAG CTTATACATTTAGAAGTGAAACCAGCCGTTAGGAATCAAATCATCCGAGAATTGAAGGTCTTACATGAGTGCAACTCTCCTTTCATCGTGGGTTTTTACGGAGCTTTTTACAG CGAGGGGGAAATCTCAATCTGTATGGAGTATATGGACGGTGGATCGCTAGATCTGTGTCTCAAGAAAGCTATTCGAATTCCAGAACCCATCCTTGGGAAAATTTGCTCTACG GTTTTGAAGGGTTTAGCGTATCTGCGTGAGAAGCATCAGATCATTCACAGAGATGTGAAGCCGTCCAATATATTGGTAAATTCCCGAGGAGAAATAAAGATTTGCGACTTCGGCGTCTCAGGCCAGCTCATTGATAGCATGGCCAATACTTTCGTAGGGACAAGAAGTTACATGTCT CCTGAGCGTTTAAATGGGGATCACTACTCTGTGGCCAGTGACATTTGGAGCCTCGGGCTGTCTCTTGTTGAAATGGCCATTGGTATGTACCCCATTCCTCCGCCAGATCAGAGCACACTACAAAAAATTTTCGGAACCAAAGTTGAAGGTATTAGTCCGTCACCTACCTCGCGTTCCCCAAGATCTG CTGGTTTGCCAGGTGAACCGAGACCAATGGCTATATTCGAGTTACTCGATTACATTGTAAATGAGCCCCCACCACGGTTACCGGCTAATGTGTTTTCTGCAGAATTTGTGGATTTAGTCGATCGATGTCTAAAGAAAAGTCCTAGTGAAAGAGCAGATTTAACCACTTTACAA AATCACGAGTGGATCAAGAGAGCGGACCAGGAGAACGTAGACATAGCTGGGTGGGTTTGCAAAACAATGGACATCACCCCTTCCACCCCCACCAAACCTTCTGCCGAGGGGAACAGTTAG
- the Dsor1 gene encoding dual specificity mitogen-activated protein kinase kinase 1 isoform X4 — MSKNKFNLKLPPGSIEHSNDDNPGTETPQRKASTGASGSFGAVSLESLLKCIEELDMDDTQRRRLEIFLVQKQKIGELNADDFEKLGELGAGNGGVVNKERHKPSGLSMARKLIHLEVKPAVRNQIIRELKVLHECNSPFIVGFYGAFYSEGEISICMEYMDGGSLDLCLKKAIRIPEPILGKICSTVLKGLAYLREKHQIIHRDVKPSNILVNSRGEIKICDFGVSGQLIDSMANTFVGTRSYMSPERLNGDHYSVASDIWSLGLSLVEMAIGMYPIPPPDQSTLQKIFGTKVEGISPSPTSRSPRSAGLPGEPRPMAIFELLDYIVNEPPPRLPANVFSAEFVDLVDRCLKKSPSERADLTTLQNHEWIKRADQENVDIAGWVCKTMDITPSTPTKPSAEGNS, encoded by the exons ATGTCGAAGAACAAGTTTAATTTAAAGTTACCCCCTGGATCCATCGAACACAGCAATGATGACAACCCTGGCACAGA GACGCCCCAGAGAAAAGCCAGCACCGGAGCCTCGGGTAGTTTTGGAGCCGTCTCACTAGAATCCCTTCTGAAGTGCATCGAAGAGCTAGACATGGACGACACGCAACGGAGGCGACTCGAGATATTTCTCGTCCAAAAGCAAAAG ATAGGCGAGCTAAATGCCGATGACTTTGAAAAGCTGGGTGAGCTGGGAGCAGGGAATGGAGGAGTAGTCAACAAAGAGCGACATAAACCTTCGGGGCTTTCCATGGCTCGTAAG CTTATACATTTAGAAGTGAAACCAGCCGTTAGGAATCAAATCATCCGAGAATTGAAGGTCTTACATGAGTGCAACTCTCCTTTCATCGTGGGTTTTTACGGAGCTTTTTACAG CGAGGGGGAAATCTCAATCTGTATGGAGTATATGGACGGTGGATCGCTAGATCTGTGTCTCAAGAAAGCTATTCGAATTCCAGAACCCATCCTTGGGAAAATTTGCTCTACG GTTTTGAAGGGTTTAGCGTATCTGCGTGAGAAGCATCAGATCATTCACAGAGATGTGAAGCCGTCCAATATATTGGTAAATTCCCGAGGAGAAATAAAGATTTGCGACTTCGGCGTCTCAGGCCAGCTCATTGATAGCATGGCCAATACTTTCGTAGGGACAAGAAGTTACATGTCT CCTGAGCGTTTAAATGGGGATCACTACTCTGTGGCCAGTGACATTTGGAGCCTCGGGCTGTCTCTTGTTGAAATGGCCATTGGTATGTACCCCATTCCTCCGCCAGATCAGAGCACACTACAAAAAATTTTCGGAACCAAAGTTGAAGGTATTAGTCCGTCACCTACCTCGCGTTCCCCAAGATCTG CTGGTTTGCCAGGTGAACCGAGACCAATGGCTATATTCGAGTTACTCGATTACATTGTAAATGAGCCCCCACCACGGTTACCGGCTAATGTGTTTTCTGCAGAATTTGTGGATTTAGTCGATCGATGTCTAAAGAAAAGTCCTAGTGAAAGAGCAGATTTAACCACTTTACAA AATCACGAGTGGATCAAGAGAGCGGACCAGGAGAACGTAGACATAGCTGGGTGGGTTTGCAAAACAATGGACATCACCCCTTCCACCCCCACCAAACCTTCTGCCGAGGGGAACAGTTAG
- the Dsor1 gene encoding dual specificity mitogen-activated protein kinase kinase 1 isoform X2, with amino-acid sequence MSKNKFNLKLPPGSIEHSNDDNPGTETPQRKASTGASGSFGAVSLESLLKCIEELDMDDTQRRRLEIFLVQKQKIGELNADDFEKLGELGAGNGGVVNKERHKPSGLSMARKVRSFVSSVALEMSFMRELIHLEVKPAVRNQIIRELKVLHECNSPFIVGFYGAFYSEGEISICMEYMDGGSLDLCLKKAIRIPEPILGKICSTVLKGLAYLREKHQIIHRDVKPSNILVNSRGEIKICDFGVSGQLIDSMANTFVGTRSYMSPERLNGDHYSVASDIWSLGLSLVEMAIGMYPIPPPDQSTLQKIFGTKVEGISPSPTSRSPRSAGLPGEPRPMAIFELLDYIVNEPPPRLPANVFSAEFVDLVDRCLKKSPSERADLTTLQNHEWIKRADQENVDIAGWVCKTMDITPSTPTKPSAEGNS; translated from the exons ATGTCGAAGAACAAGTTTAATTTAAAGTTACCCCCTGGATCCATCGAACACAGCAATGATGACAACCCTGGCACAGA GACGCCCCAGAGAAAAGCCAGCACCGGAGCCTCGGGTAGTTTTGGAGCCGTCTCACTAGAATCCCTTCTGAAGTGCATCGAAGAGCTAGACATGGACGACACGCAACGGAGGCGACTCGAGATATTTCTCGTCCAAAAGCAAAAG ATAGGCGAGCTAAATGCCGATGACTTTGAAAAGCTGGGTGAGCTGGGAGCAGGGAATGGAGGAGTAGTCAACAAAGAGCGACATAAACCTTCGGGGCTTTCCATGGCTCGTAAGGTAAGATCCTTCGTCTCTAGTGTCGCTCTTGAGATGTCTTTTATGAGAGAG CTTATACATTTAGAAGTGAAACCAGCCGTTAGGAATCAAATCATCCGAGAATTGAAGGTCTTACATGAGTGCAACTCTCCTTTCATCGTGGGTTTTTACGGAGCTTTTTACAG CGAGGGGGAAATCTCAATCTGTATGGAGTATATGGACGGTGGATCGCTAGATCTGTGTCTCAAGAAAGCTATTCGAATTCCAGAACCCATCCTTGGGAAAATTTGCTCTACG GTTTTGAAGGGTTTAGCGTATCTGCGTGAGAAGCATCAGATCATTCACAGAGATGTGAAGCCGTCCAATATATTGGTAAATTCCCGAGGAGAAATAAAGATTTGCGACTTCGGCGTCTCAGGCCAGCTCATTGATAGCATGGCCAATACTTTCGTAGGGACAAGAAGTTACATGTCT CCTGAGCGTTTAAATGGGGATCACTACTCTGTGGCCAGTGACATTTGGAGCCTCGGGCTGTCTCTTGTTGAAATGGCCATTGGTATGTACCCCATTCCTCCGCCAGATCAGAGCACACTACAAAAAATTTTCGGAACCAAAGTTGAAGGTATTAGTCCGTCACCTACCTCGCGTTCCCCAAGATCTG CTGGTTTGCCAGGTGAACCGAGACCAATGGCTATATTCGAGTTACTCGATTACATTGTAAATGAGCCCCCACCACGGTTACCGGCTAATGTGTTTTCTGCAGAATTTGTGGATTTAGTCGATCGATGTCTAAAGAAAAGTCCTAGTGAAAGAGCAGATTTAACCACTTTACAA AATCACGAGTGGATCAAGAGAGCGGACCAGGAGAACGTAGACATAGCTGGGTGGGTTTGCAAAACAATGGACATCACCCCTTCCACCCCCACCAAACCTTCTGCCGAGGGGAACAGTTAG